One region of Dysidea avara chromosome 1, odDysAvar1.4, whole genome shotgun sequence genomic DNA includes:
- the LOC136241732 gene encoding troponin I-like yields the protein MSPKRKRSSTFCAFQAKRRKQNQRLDPEKRREEAERQILRRQEASTGATTPSSARCELDSQQRRRQRDAEAHRVARQDEERRSQERIHDAAARRLARADPATREEEQQRDTAARRLARADPATREEEQQRETAARRLAREDPVTRREEQQQDTASHQQARADPLYRALEQQANTARRQQVCLLLLLLCDIVDQHLWMVVRKVLW from the exons ATGTCGCCTAAGCGAAAAAGATCGTCTACTTTTTGTGCGTTTCAAGCAAAGAGACGCAAGCAGAACCAAAGATTGGATCCAGAGAAGAGACGGGAAGAAGCAGAACGACAAATACTGCGCCGCCAGGAGGCTTCAACTGGAGCTACCACCCCATCCAGTGCTAGGTGTGAACTGGACTCACAACAGAGACGACGACAACGTGACGCAGAAGCCCATCGTGTGGCCCGCcaggacgaagaaagaagatcacaggaacggatccacgatgcagctgcccgtcgacttgcgcgtgcggacccggccaccagagaagaagaacagcagcgtgatacagctgcccgtcgacttgcgcgtgcggacccggccaccagagaagaagaacagcagcgtgaaacagctgcccgtcgacttgcacgtgaagacccagtaacaaggagggaggagcaacaacaagatacagcttcccatcaacaagctcgagctgatccactctacagagctctggagcagcaggctaacacagcacgcagacaacag gtttgtctgctgctactgctgctttgtgatattgtggatcagcacctgtggatggtggtaaggaaggtattatggtaa